One genomic window of Capricornis sumatraensis isolate serow.1 chromosome 15, serow.2, whole genome shotgun sequence includes the following:
- the LIME1 gene encoding lck-interacting transmembrane adapter 1: MRLQGSSVPPALWVLGCLTLLLWLWVLCTACNRADDPLAPRKQARRQLSRLQGSAMPAEVSLLRRPHHCSLSKSDTRLHELHRSRPCSRAPRPASMDLLRPQWLEASRGMTRPPAPFSHQELPLAVPSTGPEATYSNVGLATIPRARLAARPVVAEYACVQKFRGTDKGPQGLGQGKVEATPPTQVDILYSRVNKPKRRDPGPATDQPDPKGGGAILALGSDPAYEVLPLGGLAMDKSLLENVYESIQEMGAPLEHPSSSSYQERTCAEHRDTLLPV, translated from the exons ATGAGGCTACAGGGGTCCTCAGTCCCTCCTGCTCTCTGGGTCCTAGGGTGCCTCACGctgctcctctggctgtgggtgTTGTGCACAGCCTGCAACA GGGCTGATGATCCTCTGGCACCCAGGAAGCAGGCACGGAGGCAGCTGTCCAGGCTGCAGGGCAGTGCAATGCCAGCAGAAGTG TCACTGCTAAGACGACCCCACCACTGCTCCCTCAGCAAGTCAGACACCAGGCTGCATGAACTGCACCGCAGCCGGCCCTGTAGCAGAG CCCCACGGCCTGCCAGCATGGATCTCCTACGTCCACAGTGGCTGGAGGCATCCAGAGGCATGACCAGGCCCCCGGCACCCTTCTCACACCAGGAGCTGCCCCTGGCTGTGCCCTCCACTGGCCCAGAGGCCACCTATTCCAACGTGGGGCTGGCAACAATCCCCAGGGCCAGGCTGGCA GCCAGACCTGTGGTAGCTGAGTATGCTTGTGTCCAGAAGTTCAGGGGAACAGATAAGGGCCCCCAAGGCCTGGGGCAGGGGAAGGTCGAGGCAACCCCACCCACTCAG GTGGACATCCTGTATTCCAGGGTCAACAAACCTAAAAGGAGGGACCCAGGACCTGCCACAGACCAGCCAGACCCCAAAGGTGGGGGAGCAATTTTGGCTCTGGGGAGTGACCCAGCCTACGAGGTCCTCCCTCTTGGGGGCCTGGCTATGGACAAGAGCCTCCTGGAAAACGTGTATGAGAGCATCCAGGAGATGGGAGCACCTCTGGAACATCCGAGCTCCAGCTCCTATCAGGAAAGGACGTGTGCAGAGCACAGAGACACTTTGCTTCCTGTCTAA
- the SLC2A4RG gene encoding SLC2A4 regulator, translated as MEAERPPASGSGCGRPPLRTAGRDPATAPVSVPAPPQVPGVGRRQSSRCEDGVGLHELRAPGWGGRGRRVAARVRGSAGLGWRPECFPPRRPEAGPGRGHTGRSRFGGGHQWIWVAVAVAVAVAVAVAVGVGVGTWPLPALSRPRPQGPAVEFALPQEPEPRAADLGAPGAGAAGPPTLSAHIPVPAHRTPPGKARLDEVMAATALTSLSTSPLLLGAPGVTFSTEPCLEPWREAPVQPPGSGGSWDPASDQSSPSTPSPPLPPEAAHFLFGESTLRKRKSSLQGLFQCLWKRCGKVLSSASGMQRHIRLVHLGRQAELEQSDGEEDFYYTELDSGMDSLTDGLSGLTPGSPTALLPPAFPRLEPPEPLALPSLLRLPALPLPPVLSTTSPSQVCPSDHAHQVGEVTGGSQGARGHSSASSQGCLAPVRLEPQTTPVRACVPALPAKPSANPRKPRGDAKKCRKVYGMDHRDLWCTACRWKKACQRFLD; from the exons ATGGAGGCCGAGCGCCCTCCGGCGTCTGGCTCGGGCTGCGGGCGTCCCCCACTCCGCACCGCCGGCCGCGACCCCGCGACCGCGCCCGTGTCGGTACCCGCGCCGCCGCAGGTACCGGGCGTGGGGCGCCGACAAAGTTCCCGCTGCGAAGATGGCGTCGGGCTGCACGAACTTCGGGCCCCGGGgtggggcgggcgggggcggcgcGTCGCCGCGCGTGTCCGTGGGTCCGCGGGGCTGGGCTGGCGCCCGGAGTGCTTCCCGCCGCGACGGCCggaggcggggccggggcggggccacACCGGCCGCAGCCGGTTTGGGGGCGGGCACCAGTGGATTTgggtggcggtggcggtggcggtggcggtggcggtggcggtggcggtgggggtgggggtggggacctgGCCGCTCCCCGCTCTGAGCCGGCCGCGTCCGCAGGGCCCTGCTGTTGAGTTCGCGCTGCCCCAGGAGCCGGAGCCGCGAGCCGCGGACCTCGGAGCCCCAGGGGCGGGGGCGGCCGGGCCCCCGACGCTGTCAGCTCACATCCCAGTGCCAGCGCATAG AACCCCCCCAGGAAAAGCCCGACTGGACGAGGTCATGGCTGCCACAGCCCTCACAAGCCTGTCCACCAGCCCCCTCCTGCTGGGGGCCCCAGGTGTGACCTTCAGCACAG AACCGTGCCTAGAGCCCTGGAGGGAGGCCCCGGTGCAGCCACCGGGCAGTGGCGGGAGCTGGGACCCTGCCAGTGATCAGTCCTCTCCGTCTACACCGTCGCCGCCACTGCCCCCTGAGGCAGCCCACTTCCTCTTCGGGGAGTCCACGCTGAGGAAGAGGAAG AGCTCGCTGCAGGGGCTGTTCCAGTGCCTGTGGAAGCGCTGCGGGAAGGTGCTGAGCTCCGCGTCGGGGATGCAGAGACACATCCGCCTGGTGCACCTGGG GAGGCAGGCTGAACTGGAGCAGAGTGATGGCGAGGAGGACTTCTACTACACAGAGCTGGATAGTGGCATGGACTCGCTGACCGATGGGCTGTCCGGCCTGACCCCAGGGTCCCCCACGGCCTTGCTGCCACCCGCCTTTCCCCGCTTGGAGCCACCGGAGCCCCTAGCCCTGCCCAGCCTTCTGCGCCTGCCTGCCCTGCCCCTACCCCCGGTGCTGAGCACCACATCCCCCTCCCAGGTGTGCCCCAGTGACCATGCCCACCAGGTGGGTGAGGTCACGGGCGGCTCCCAAGGAGCACGAGGCCATAGCAGTGCCTCCTCTCAGGGCTGCCTGGCACCCGTCCGCCTGGAGCCACAGACCACCCCTGTCAGGGCCTGTGTGCCAGCCCTGCCAGCCAAACCCAGTGCCAACCCAAG GAAGCCCCGGGGTGATGCCAAGAAGTGCCGAAAAGTGTACGGCATGGACCACCGGGACCTGTGGTGCACGGCCTGCCGCTGGAAGAAGGCCTGCCAGCGTTTCCTGGACTGA